A DNA window from Helianthus annuus cultivar XRQ/B chromosome 15, HanXRQr2.0-SUNRISE, whole genome shotgun sequence contains the following coding sequences:
- the LOC110914009 gene encoding uncharacterized protein LOC110914009 — MAGANNDIFVLQSSGLFDDVIDGVAPNTSFYANDVEYKYVYYLVDCIYLEWATLVKTLSCPDDEKILYYKKKQESERKDVERAFGVLKKRWSIIAQPSRILEKSKRRNVIYTCIILHNMILEKSGRAFCAESYNEGNQPTNSLLTYAQKEVIQASIRDRDTHLKL; from the coding sequence ATGGCCGGTGCCAATAATGACATCTTTGTTTTACAATCTTCGGGTCTTTTCGACGATGTCATAGATGGTGTTGCACCAAATACTTCATTCTATGCAAACGATGTGGAGTATAAGTATGTGTATTATCTTGTCGACTGTATTTATCTGGAGTGGGCGACGTTGGTGAAAACTCTTTCATGTCCAGATGACGAGAAAATATTGTATTATAAGAAGAAACAAGAGTCAGAAAGAAAAGATGTCGAGCGGGCTTTCGGTGTATTAAAAAAGAGATGGTCTATCATTGCCCAACCGTCTAGGATACTTGAAAAGAGTAAAAGGAGAAACGTCATATATACGTGCATCATCTTGCATAACATGATATTAGAGAAATCGGGGAGAGCGTTTTGTGCAGAGAGTTATAATGAAGGTAACCAACCGACGAACTCACTACTCACATACGCTCAAAAAGAAGTTATCCAGGCGAGTATACGTGACAGGGACACACATCTTAAACTTTGA